A single window of Maylandia zebra isolate NMK-2024a linkage group LG2, Mzebra_GT3a, whole genome shotgun sequence DNA harbors:
- the LOC143420808 gene encoding uncharacterized protein LOC143420808 has protein sequence MSSTQKDQHGARSQRSQEADKPHRRKGEKKHTCDECGKGFTVRAKLKQHQVIHTGERPFSCDLCGKSFSWKGYLKTHQLIHSGVKAYSCDQCGRAFTHSSNLQRHLVTHSGIKAYSCDICGKTFSQRGNRNTHLRIHTRHDVYCCEQCGKEFITHTDLQQHMFTHTEERPYQCDLCEKTFKSPRHLRRHQQIHTRKRLYKCSYCEKQSDTDGSSSQPCHHCGGGKDFHCDLCGKTFSQQITLKVHQRRHTGDKLKYCKECGRSFTTPSELKQHELIHSGVKKHLCDQCGSSFTTARDLKLHKRVHTGEKPHKCRHCERSFSQSGNRNIHERTHMEGNYSCDQCDKSFRNLSSYSAHKRSHVTNKLFHCYQCAQTFTSLSALCKHQRDHSGLKSLPSLDHSESEDTERSSGFCVRLKKLEIRLHRVQIESFKLVLN, from the exons gaccaacatggagccagaagtcagcgctctcaggaggccgacaaacctcacagaagaaagggagagaaaaaacacacctgtgacgagtgtgggaagggttttactgtgagggctaaactaaaacagcatcaggtcatccacactggagagagaccgttcagctgtgacttgtgtggaaagtctttttcctggaagggttacctaaaaacacaccaactcatccacagtggagttaaagcgtacagctgtgatcagtgtggcagagcttttactcacagtagcaacttacagaggcatctagttacccactctggaattaaggcatacagctgtgacatctgtggaaaaactttcagccagagagggaaccgaaatacacacctacgcattcacaccagacatgatgtgtactgctgtgaacagtgtggcaaagagTTTATAACTCACACAGacttacaacaacacatgtttacccacactgaggagagaccttatcaatgtgacctgtgtgagaagacttttaaatctccacgtcacctgagacgacaccaacagatccacaccagaaagagactctacaagtgcagctactgtgag aagcagagcgacacagatggatccagttctcaaccctgtcatcactgtggtggtgggaaagactttcattgtgacctctgtggaaaaactttcagtcagcaaattaccctaaaagtacatcaacgtagacacactggagacaaactgaaatactgcaaagaatgtgggagaagcttcaccacaccaagtgagttaaaacaacatgaactgattcacagtggggttaaaaagcacctctgtgatcagtgtgggtcatccttcaccactgcaagggaccttaaattacacaaacgagtccacacaggagagaaaccacacaagtgcagacactgtgagagaagcttctcacagtcaggtaatcgtaacattcatgaacgtacacacatggaaggaaactacagctgtgaccagtgtgacaagagcttcaggaatctcagttcatactctgcacacaaacgatcccacgttactaataaactgtttcactgttaccaatgtgcccaaacattcacctcattgtctgctctgtgcaaacatcagcgcgatcactcagggctgaaatcactcccatcactggatcacagtgaatctgaagacacagaaagatcctctggtttctgtgtcagactcaaaaagcttgagatcaggctccacagagttcagatagaatcatttaaacttgtgttgaactga